DNA sequence from the Melitaea cinxia chromosome 25, ilMelCinx1.1, whole genome shotgun sequence genome:
TCTTGCGTACTGTGCTATTTGCAATGTGAATTTTGTCGACGCGAGTGAATTCGAACAACATAATATCGAAACACACGGATTAGTTATGAAAAAGTATCAATGTCTATATTGTAGCGCTAGATTCCGTAGACAAGATCATTTAAAACGGCACGTAACCAGCCTCCACACATCCGAactgaacatattattattaaaatgcccCGTTTGCGATGAAGAGTTTCCTCGACGGGATTTAATGCTCAAACACTTGAAGAAAAAACATGTAAATGCGCAGTCATTTGAGTGTCGAATATGCCTTTATAAAACCACATCTCTAGACGACTTAGAAACCCATAATAATACAAATCATACTTTACAAGAAAGCCACAAGTGTTCGTACTGTAAAAAACCATTTAAAAGAAGGGATCACATGCTCCGTCACATTAAAACGCTACATCTAAATCAGTACACCGTCTGTCCGATATGCTGTCAGCACTTCAAACGTAAAGATCACGTCGTGAGGCATTGTCGTGAGAAACACAGTGTGGAATTTTTGAACGGTAAAATCGTTAAATTACAGTATGCAAATGGAATATCACAAAGTTCTACTACAATGACACAAAAACAATAGTGTATGGGTTAGATCATTAATCTGCCTGAAAGATGAGAAGATCCTGTATTTTGTATCCCAGCAAACTCAATTTgctctttatttatagtacaatTTAAATATGCTTTTTCAAAAGCTGGTGGTCTAGGTATACAATATTACATAAGCAGCTTCAAGTAAACCACAAAATGAAGTGTCTTAGTATGCTCCAGCAACAATTGTAAAAGGGCTTTACTTTAAGGGTTGTTATACcatgttatgtatattttattatattatttttagggcCTGCTTCACCGTTTGCTGATAACACTTATATACCAATAGCAAcaatattttgatgttttttttttactagtttaTCTGACTAACATTTCTCTTGGCAATctgtgaaacaggccctaaagaCGTGTTTTTAGTTCCAT
Encoded proteins:
- the LOC123666091 gene encoding transcriptional repressor CTCF-like, which gives rise to MGDLDNSLLVESLKNYSENQLIKSEIDNNLAYCAICNVNFVDASEFEQHNIETHGLVMKKYQCLYCSARFRRQDHLKRHVTSLHTSELNILLLKCPVCDEEFPRRDLMLKHLKKKHVNAQSFECRICLYKTTSLDDLETHNNTNHTLQESHKCSYCKKPFKRRDHMLRHIKTLHLNQYTVCPICCQHFKRKDHVVRHCREKHSVEFLNGKIVKLQYANGISQSSTTMTQKQ